A window of Primulina tabacum isolate GXHZ01 chromosome 4, ASM2559414v2, whole genome shotgun sequence contains these coding sequences:
- the LOC142543500 gene encoding uncharacterized protein LOC142543500, whose product MLSYSRFLDSSQNMSADQIQKGMIHVLVLTIPKEGDEVVSRNSNNFLLSGLAEKGSSKSENLDEITSKTEDSVFMEAELISSKNKYQFMPRENVSGFIEEPETVEFHVKEMFVGSNDALSCSDQSLDDEISPKIEYLEQKMEQNILELDKELEVIDQEKMKSSAIISLSLCGGEISATLNDKILRFEAIQSMDVESMEDQDFSYEIELFPRCKLSTSEANRSSDISEFKFMVSPQKVESNKEEDDHTRPEDGGTNTEEGKINQTWFDSDDEYIDLKPTRVNPTNVNEESFACEEESKETKELKEPERLKVKGSSWDSDFNDENEPDVLWEHQHLVQQMKMELKNCRSGGLPTILEDCETPKMVEDLKPLNIDQKFEHKDLMEEIHKFYRTYAEKMRKLDVLNFQTLQAMSFLQLKDSEIFTSGKKKSASMLEQFTLPKIWPGKVQRIHADPTLRTIVELNRDLELVYVGQSCLSWEILSWLYIKTKELLQHDSEGNHSYNRAVEEFQQFQVLIQRFVEDEPFQGPRVQNYVKNRCMIRSLLQVPLIKDDCAKDKKERGEEKDSVSLEFLVRIIKESMLVFREFLLSDKSSKDHGPKMDTQEPENMTLLADVITALQKKERRLEENIRSKSCIVKIMQKQEECDQICTCEVELRLVPRVIGLARLNRDQLIWCQNKLRNINFVNRRVHLEPSFLLFPC is encoded by the exons ATGCTTTCATACTCAAGATTCTTGGATTCGTCGCAAAATATGTCTGCAG ATCAAATACAGAAGGGAATGATTCATGTTTTAGTGCTGACCATTCCTAAAGAAGGTGACGAAGTTGTTTCCCGGAATTCCAATAATTTTTTGTTAAGTGGGCTTGCAGAAAAAGGGAGTTCAAAAAGTGAAAATCTTGATGAAATTACTTCGAAAACAGAGGACTCTGTTTTCATGGAAGCTGAATTGATTTCTAGCAAGAATAAGTATCAATTTATGCCTAGAGAAAATGTAAGTGGATTCATTGAAGAACCCGAGACTGTCGAATTTcatgttaaagaaatgtttgtTGGATCAAATGATGCTTTGAGCTGCAGTGACCAGAGTCTTGATGATGAAATTTCTCCAAAAATAGAGTATTTGGAGCAAAAAATGGAACAAAATATACTAGAATTAGATAAGGAACTCGAAGTTATTGATCAGGAAAAGATGAAGAGCTCTGCCATAATAAGTCTTAGTCTTTGTGGTGGAGAAATTTCGGCAACACTCAATGATAAAATTCTTCGGTTTGAAGCGATCCAATCAATGGACGTTGAATCTATGGAGGATCAAGATTTTTCGTATGAAATAGAATTGTTTCCACGGTGTAAATTATCAACTTCGGAAGCAAATAGATCGTCTGATATTTCAGAGTTCAAGTTCATGGTTAGCCCTCAGAAGGTTGAATCAAATAAAGAAGAAGATGACCATACAAGACCAGAAGATGGTGGAACAAATACCGAAGAAGGAAAGATTAATCAAACATGGTTCGATTCAGATGATGAGTACATAGATCTCAAACCTACAAGAGTGAATCCAACTAATGTTAATGAAGAAAGTTTTGCCTGCGAGGAGGAATCTAAGGAAACCAAGGAACTAAAAGAACCCGAAAGATTGAAAGTCAAAGGGAGCTCTTGGGATTCAGATTTTAATGATGAAAATGAACCTGATGTGCTGTGGGAACACCAGCATTTAGTTCAACAGATGAAAATGGAGTTGAAGAACTGTAGAAGTGGAGGGCTTCCTACTATATTAGAAGATTGCGAAACTCCGAAAATGGTGGAAGATTTGAAGCCTCTAAACATTGATCAGAAGTTTGAGCACAAGGATTTAATGGAGGAAATTCACAAGTTTTACAGGACTTATGCGGAGAAAATGAGGAAATTGGATGTCTTGAATTTCCAGACGTTACAAGCAATGA GTTTCTTGCAGCTAAAAGATTCTGAAATATTCACTTCTGGCAAGAAGAAATCTGCTTCAATGCTAGAACAGTTCACTTTACCGAAAATTTGGCCTGGAAAAGTACAGAGGATTCACGCTGATCCGACACTTAGGACAATAGTAGAATTGAACCGTGACTTAGAATTGGTTTACGTTGGACAAAGTTGCCTTTCGTGGGAGATTTTATCATGGCTGTATATAAAAACAAAAGAGTTACTACAACATGATTCTGAAGGGAATCATTCGTATAATCGTGCAGTGGAAGAATTCCAGCAGTTCCAAGTGCTGATACAAAGATTTGTGGAAGACGAACCGTTTCAAGGTCCCAGAGTACAGAACTATGTCAAGAACCGGTGCATGATCCGGAGTCTACTTCAGGTCCCATTAATCAAAG ATGATTGTGCCAAGGACAAGAAGGAAAGGGGAGAGGAAAAGGACTCAGTCTCACTTGAATTTTTAGTGCGAATCATAAAGGAGTCGATGCTGGTTTTCCGTGAATTTCTACTCTCTGATAAGAGTTCAAAAGATCATGGACCCAAGATGGATACTCAAGAACCCGAAAATATGACACTTCTGGCCGATGTAATCACAGCCCTTCAAAAG AAAGAGAGAAGACTTGAAGAAAATATAAGAAGTAAGAGCTGCATAGTGAAAATAATGCAAAAACAGGAAGAATGTGACCAAATTTGCACGTGTGAAGTGGAATTGAGATTGGTTCCAAGAGTTATTGGACTCGCAAGGTTGAATAGAGACCAATTGATATGGTGCCAGAATAAGCTAcgaaatatcaattttgtgaaCAGGAGGGTGCATTTGGAGCCATCTTTCTTGCTTTTTCCCTGCTAA
- the LOC142541708 gene encoding protein FEZ-like, which produces MEERNGEVDDFLLPGFRFHPTDEELVGFYLRKKIQQKPLSIELIRQLDIYKYDPWDLPKLAATGEKEWYFYCPRDRKYRNSSRPNRVTGAGFWKATGTDRPIYSSEGSKCIGLKKSLVFYKGRAAKGLKTDWMMHEFRLPSVSDSALSTRYLDKLNIPTNEAWAICRIFKKANSNTQRAISNSWVSPVSDKNPCLVNKIQFSSSNVTCSDETKYSSVGFGFSGSDIQQLSVASFSLPQPCKLVYDQMKHKPTQVSSISHGDTSYPVSQYTD; this is translated from the exons ATGGAGGAGAGAAACGGGGAAGTGGATGATTTTTTGCTGCCAGGGTTCAGGTTTCATCCAACTGATGAAGAACTTGTAGGGTTTTATCTGAGAAAGAAGATTCAACAGAAACCGCTCTCGATCGAGCTTATAAGGCAACTCGatatctataaatatgatccATGGGATCTTCCAA AGCTGGCGGCGACCGGAGAAAAAGAGTGGTATTTCTACTGTCCAAGGGACAGAAAATACAGGAACAGCTCGCGTCCTAACCGTGTAACCGGCGCTGGATTTTGGAAAGCCACGGGCACAGACAGGCCAATCTACTCCTCCGAAGGATCGAAATGCATCGGCTTAAAAAAATCCCTCGTCTTCTACAAAGGCAGGGCGGCTAAAGGGTTAAAAACTGACTGGATGATGCATGAGTTTCGGTTACCCTCGGTCTCAGACTCAGCTTTATCCACAAGATAtttggacaaattaaatatTCCCACAAAT GAAGCGTGGGCGATATGTCGGATTTTCAAGAAAGCTAACTCGAATACACAAAGGGCTATCTCTAATTCTTGGGTGTCTCCAGTGTCGGATAAAAACCCTTGTCTTGTAAACAagattcagttcagttccagcAATGTGACATGTTCAGATGAAACAAAATATTCATCCGTAGGATTTGGTTTCTCCGGCAGTGACATTCAACAGTTATCCGTTGCTAGTTTCTCTCTTCCTCAACCATGCAAACTAGTTTATGATCAAATGAAACACAAACCAACTCAAGTATCATCAATTTCCCATGGAGATACATCCTACCCGGTCTCACAATATACCGATTAA
- the LOC142541707 gene encoding protein PHYTOCHROME KINASE SUBSTRATE 1-like — translation MSTSQSSDKFRDSSFSSYLDGVEETFELELRSSKHDPAYLGKHRTTEDREIDVFDAKKYFNEGTNYTPIVDRNKGLQDHQSKKDDPIIQVLPAKDWDQIATPSVRSESSWNSGSGMLHSVPRNQKPKKFKRKGFLANIGCNCSCSDKNSVEIGDFDRDNCSTKSGNILVKTSDPSVKKPPSEHDTRAKFIDSEMKEGRFSFPVFNSKNGDHASRTQIQAEQEDATKRKSLDVFGSPILEKGKNRLSLDKKLSMLTWDALVPGVTDQEIKIPPICSDLNNDGDSDASSDLFEIESLSKGNSFLSRQASDGLSGCVTPRNCYAPSEASIEWSVVTASAADFSIFSDFEELRSTTTTTTTTTSTVTTTPNPQKPGLNPRNSTLKELSKRRTGILSGCKSEKAVRVSGNAHKSHEKELSNTRNLPKSDTLAQSKVPGFEPRKRQQSLERLLYTY, via the coding sequence ATGAGTACTTCACAAAGTAGCGACAAGTTCCGGGACAGTTCCTTTTCCTCGTACTTAGATGGAGTTGAGGAAACCTTTGAGCTCGAATTACGATCTTCCAAACATGATCCTGCTTATCTCGGAAAGCATAGGACGACGGAAGATCGAGAAATCGACGTTTTTGATgcgaaaaaatatttcaatgaaGGCACGAATTATACCCCCATAGTTGATCGTAACAAAGGGTTGCAAGATCACCAGTCCAAGAAAGATGACCCCATAATTCAAGTATTGCCTGCAAAAGATTGGGATCAGATAGCGACCCCGAGTGTTCGATCCGAGTCAAGCTGGAACAGTGGAAGCGGCATGTTGCATAGTGTTCCGAGGAACCAGAAGCCCAAAAAGTTTAAAAGAAAGGGCTTTCTTGCCAACATTGGCTGCAACTGTTCTTGTAGTGACAAGAATTCTGTCGAAATCGGAGATTTTGATCGAGATAACTGTTCCACTAAGAGTGGTAATATTCTGGTTAAAACCAGTGATCCTTCGGTTAAGAAACCCCCGTCGGAACATGATACGAGAGCGAAGTTTATTGATTCGGAAATGAAAGAGGGCCGTTTTAGCTTCCCCGTGTTCAATTCCAAGAATGGAGATCATGCATCAAGAACGCAAATACAAGCCGAACAAGAGGATGCCACTAAGCGAAAGTCATTGGATGTATTCGGATCCCCCATCCTTGAAAAGGGCAAGAACCGCCTGAGCCTGGACAAGAAGCTATCAATGTTGACTTGGGATGCACTTGTTCCAGGAGTAACTGATCAAGAAATAAAGATCCCTCCAATTTGCAGTGATTTGAATAACGATGGCGACAGCGATGCAAGCTCCGATTTATTCGAAATCGAAAGCCTGTCGAAAGGTAATTCTTTTCTCTCCAGGCAGGCATCAGATGGCCTGTCAGGCTGTGTAACACCTCGAAATTGTTATGCGCCAAGTGAAGCCAGTATAGAGTGGAGTGTTGTTACGGCCAGCGCGGCAGATTTCTCCATCTTCTCGGATTTCGAAGAGCTGAgatccaccaccaccaccaccaccaccaccacttcCACTGTCACCACTACCCCAAATCCTCAAAAACCAGGCCTGAATCCAAGAAACAGCACACTCAAAGAACTGTCGAAACGGCGTACGGGTATTCTTTCAGGCTGTAAAAGTGAGAAAGCAGTCAGAGTTTCCGGAAACGCACATAAATCACATGAGAAGGAGTTATCAAACACAAGAAATCTCCCAAAATCGGACACGCTTGCACAGAGTAAGGTTCCAGGATTTGAACCAAGAAAAAGACAGCAATCTTTAGAACGTCTGTTGTACACTTACTAA